One Dermacentor albipictus isolate Rhodes 1998 colony chromosome 10, USDA_Dalb.pri_finalv2, whole genome shotgun sequence genomic window, GTGGTGAAGTGGCCTTGCATACCTCACAGCCTTATTAGTGTGCGAGGCTTTCATAAATCTTTGCTCGTACCATGCTATTCATTACTATGTCTTTTATTTTCATGGAGTTTTTTCACTGGAACAATCTCACTTCTATCAACCTGTATGCCTAAGGTAGAACATTTCTGATGAATGAGAAAAATTACTCTGCAGTGCTACAATCTTGCATGTGCTTTGCTCTGTGTGGAGCAGAGAGCAAAATGCCCCGGTAAATAAAATATGCTTGACTTGTAGGTTGTACGTTTGTTTATTTACTCATTGAATTGGTTGGTACCTAAACCAGAATTGAATTGATTACTGTTCATTCAAGGAACTTGTCCAAAACAATACAGCATGAATTTCAAGTGAActagttttctttattttgcttgcATAGTGGACAATGCCACTTCTTTGCCTTTGGTGCCCGTGTGATCCCCACACATGAGAAATGAAACCATTTAAATGTGCATGACGGGTTGTCGCATGCAATCATTTTCCCCGTCTCTGGTCCTTGACAGAAGCAGTAAACTTCTGCTGGTGGCAGTTCCTTTTGTGGGGCTCCCTGCTTTCGCGTGAAGaacttgctgaagagctcgggaAGAATTGCTCTGATGAAAAATTCCTTTGCATTTGCAAACATCAGGTCGCAGAACTCTTTGTCTCTTCTAATTCTGTGCACATGAAAAAGGTCTGgagcccaaacaatgaaatcacAATAGCTAACCTTACATATTGTCATCTGGGCTTGCACTTGGTAAAAATACTCATGCTGCTTAGGAAGCTGCAGAACTCCATTGATGTCCATCAAACACGACCTAGCCTCGGTGAATGAGGAGGCATCACGCAGCAAATAGGGGCATTTCACTTCGGCTACACCTCTCCCACAGCACGAGCATGAAATCAGAGCGTCTGGTATTGCTCCGGCAAATGGATATGATTCACTTAAGTGAAGTCCAGACCTGAAGCACTTGAAATCTTTGTGCTTCTTCTTCTGATGATCTTCATATGTCTTCAGCGCATCTCGTTCATGTTCTAAACCCCATGCCATGGCAGGAGTCTTTAGCATATATTTTTCTGGGTAACATATTGATTTCAGTAATGATAGGCTAGGATTATCTATGGCTGTTCGGCAGACTGTTTTCATAACAGAGGCTGTCACTCTACCCGCTCGGTAAAGGTGCCAGTCTGGTGAATTGCTCtggttttttgtttttgcttcaaTGAACTTCACTGCTTCATCAGTGACGTGAAATGTGCTCATAAATTTGTTGGCCTTGTCAATGAGAGTGTCTAGTCCATCTGGCAAAGCATCATCTGTGTACAAATCTCGAAGGTGTACTTGCTGTTTGGGCACTGGTTCCTTGAAGGCAGCAGAATGGTGAGACAGCATGGAAAAAAATGCTGGAACAACACCAGTTCTCTTGCATATACTGTGCAGGTCTTCCATCTCTGCTAGTGAAACTGGTGGCACATCAATTCTGGGTGCTGTCGCTTTCTTGTTTGTAGGAGTACCCTCAATCCTATCATCAAGCTGTCGTTTTTTCCCTTTGGCAGATGCAAAATTGATTTCTTTCAATCTTTTGAATTGAGCCTTTTCCACATAGGTAGGGAGCCAAATGTTGTCTTTTTGAGTGCAGCTAACAGAGTTCCTCATCCTTACACCTGTGTCGACAGCAAACAAACAGGCACCGACATGGGAGCAGGCTTCTCCCACACCAGCCATACAGGTGCAGTGCGCAGTCAGCACGGCACCACCGTCTTTGCAAAGAATCCACACTTTCAGTGGACGTTCGCCCAGTCGTTGCGAGTGGTTCACCTGCAAGGCCAATCAAAAGAAGATTAAACTGTTGACATCAAAACATACATCATGCACACAATGCAGAGATAGCCAAAACTGCATGGCAAGCACACAAACACTGCATTCTTATCAGCAAagccaataaagaaaaaattcaACACTGTAATGAAAACATACACCATGCAAACAATGTAGGCGTCCAAAAAATGCAtggcaagcacacacacactgcgTTCTTCCCTGCAAAGCCAATAAAGGAAAAATTATTGATATCGAAGCATACACGAATGCAGACATATAAAAAAAAGCGTGGCAAACACATATTGCAATTCCTAGCCATAAAACACTCGCGCtaaaagctgcattctttgaTGATATTTACACATCAGCACGCGAAACTCTGCTTCTGCGCGACTGTAAAGGGTCAGTGTCAGTTCACCATTGATTAGCCAGAGAATGCCTCCGAGTGTTGTACACAAAATGCAGGATTAAATAGCCGTCAACTTACCTCTCCTAGTAGGAGCACTTTTTCGCCTTGCAGCCGCTTCGCCGACAGAGTTTTCACCCAACCGCTTGTGAAATAGTTGTGGGATTCAAGCGATTTGTAAGCCTTCATTTCCTCCAGAGTCGTGAAATTTGAAGAGAAAACCAGGTAGTTGACAATATCTCCGTGCGAGACCTCGGGGAAAGCGTTGACGTCCATCGTCGTATCAGCACCCGGCCGCAAAGTGTAGGGGTCCACATCGTCGCACAGTTTTACTTTTTCTTGGTATCGCTCACGCGCCGAACCGATCAGTCCGGCGTAATATGCCTCGTTAAACGCAGGTTTACTGTAAACGGGGGGCATTTCTCGCGGGAAGTGTTGACATCCGACACAGTGAGACAGCAGCTGAACAGTGCACACGACCGGTCACCACAGGAACCACAAGCGAAAAGAAGGAATGCCGCGCGCGCGGTGCTCCAGCATGGCGTTGACGCTGCGGCgcgagcggatgtgacgtcacgtgcaagccATGTTATAGATCGGCAGCAACAAGATAAGCGAATCGTGTCAGGGCAACAGCGGCGCACCAAGCTGAAAAGGACGCCGATACCAAGCGGCGCCGATTGGAGGATCGCAGCTGCGGTACGCAGACGCGTACTTAGAAAAGCACTTTGTTGAAGACGAATTTGGGGCGGAGTGTAGTGTCCGCGACCATGCCTGGTTCTGATCGTCCGTCGCCAGGTTGCCGCGGCCCGCCCTTGTTGGGGTCTTCCAGTGAGCGTTTACCCAGAAGGACGCAAAATTTGTTCGGGCTTAAACCTACGGGGTAGGGAGAAATGCGTCGCATTGGAGAGGTTTATAGTGTGTCCGgcattcggataaacgcagttggggcgttggggcggagccataaacgggaacgtcctgcatggtgcatccacctggcggcgcaaagctcaaacggacaaaagcagctaataccGTTGTAGCCAAGTCtatctattctacttcgctgctggtgtaaattttctgcactggcgtaattgtgttgctgccaaaaatttatacccgcagcaaagtaaataacacttggttactgcaatttagctgtttttgtctatttgagctttgcgccagcaggtggctgcaccatgcaggccgcttcCGTTCATGGCGCCACGCCAACTCctcagcctgcgtttacccgattaccggacacTCTAAACCTCTCTATTGACTTAGCCATCGAAGATCGTTTCTGCCGCCACCTTATGATGAAGTTGTTATGCTACGCAGATAATGTACCGAGCCTCTCGAAGCGCGGGCTCGCACGAGTGAAATTCCTAAGGGTTCTTTTTCTGCCTTTGCAGGAATACGTCAGTGGTTAGTGTGGAGAAACAATGCGCCGGTTACATCATCTTGCGCTCAACATATGGATTGACAGCCCCATGCAGCTTCCTACTGGGCAGCAACTGCATGCAAGATTGCTTGCGGGAAGGCTCCCTGCTTCCTACGTAGAGCCGACGGCAGCGATTGGCCCGTCGAGGTGTGCccattttacattttttttccattgtcCCATGGGAACTCCAATTTATACGAAATTTATATTTGTTAAAATAAGGGGCACGTTATGGGTTATGCGTAGGGAAAACTGGTATGTAGGTTAATTGTGGATTTTTTTATATATTGCGTGTGTAAGCGTTCCGGAGCGCAAAATTTGCGTCACTGCTTTGTTAGAGCACCAAGGCCAACGAGATAAATCTTGGCAGAAGTGGGGAGATCACTAGGGGAAATTAGTACGCAAGGTTAAATGCATGTGCACCAATTAGAGTTTTTGCAGATCGTTATTTATTCAAATATTCTAGTGTGATGCTGCATTTACCGCAATGTTTCGCAGAGTCCTAAGAGAACGATAGATCACTCCGAGTTAACATTcagtgggaagggggggggggggtcgggtaTCTTAAGCGTAATGTGCGGCGAAAAGTTGCGTTTGTAGCTTAATTAGGTGCGTTGTAAATAATTACCGAACCCTCCCATAGTTTTATGCATAGTACGAGGTTCGTAGTTGGTTTCCCCGATGTCGGTGAAGTGAACAGGCAACCTTTCTTATGTTCCGGTGGAATGAAGGGTAGATAAATGGTGACCTGTAAGCGAAAttcaaagcatgtgttctaatgTTGGTCTGAGCAGCAGACTACGTAACCAAACAATCCGCACCGTTG contains:
- the LOC139050986 gene encoding uncharacterized protein, which produces MPPVYSKPAFNEAYYAGLIGSARERYQEKVKLCDDVDPYTLRPGADTTMDVNAFPEVSHGDIVNYLVFSSNFTTLEEMKAYKSLESHNYFTSGWVKTLSAKRLQGEKVLLLGEVNHSQRLGERPLKVWILCKDGGAVLTAHCTCMAGVGEACSHVGACLFAVDTGVRMRNSVSCTQKDNIWLPTYVEKAQFKRLKEINFASAKGKKRQLDDRIEGTPTNKKATAPRIDVPPVSLAEMEDLHSICKRTGVVPAFFSMLSHHSAAFKEPVPKQQVHLRDLYTDDALPDGLDTLIDKANKFMSTFHVTDEAVKFIEAKTKNQSNSPDWHLYRAGRVTASVMKTVCRTAIDNPSLSLLKSICYPEKYMLKTPAMAWGLEHERDALKTYEDHQKKKHKDFKCFRSGLHLSESYPFAGAIPDALISCSCCGRGVAEVKCPYLLRDASSFTEARSCLMDINGVLQLPKQHEYFYQVQAQMTICKVSYCDFIVWAPDLFHVHRIRRDKEFCDLMFANAKEFFIRAILPELFSKFFTRKQGAPQKELPPAEVYCFCQGPETGKMIACDNPSCTFKWFHFSCVGITRAPKAKKWHCPLCKQNKEN